A window from Salvia miltiorrhiza cultivar Shanhuang (shh) chromosome 2, IMPLAD_Smil_shh, whole genome shotgun sequence encodes these proteins:
- the LOC131007627 gene encoding G-type lectin S-receptor-like serine/threonine-protein kinase At4g27290 isoform X2 has protein sequence MNMICSSRFSLCLFLFTTSFFYAHTIDTIDTSQIVSDARDDTLISSSGTFALGFYSPENSNNRYVGIWYNKIKDKTVVWVANRDDPLTDRSANVSSSSVHTPIARLLDSGNLILTDANDDKNFIWQSFDYPTDTHLPGMKLGRNFVSGHEVYISSAKSNDDPATGGFTYHCDPTGYPQNVIKAGASFRYKSGPWNGVRFSGSHNLMKNTLFTFGVVMNKNEVYYYYQLLNDSVYTRLTLSENGAGQRWRWSTQTQNWMLYLTFPIDNCDIYKVCGAHGVCSAATSPDCSCLNKFKPSNPQGWDGGDFSDGCIRRTPLNCEDGDVFLKYSGIKLPDSVGSWYNASMNLEECKVACAINCSCTAYASLNISNGESGCLLWFGDLVNMRQQITPGLDIHIRMAKSELGSGSRKREMLTVMLSVGIGILLLGLSMLLYYRKRKKLKHQQQETDKLRKSDETHEELELPMFELSTMSKATDGFSLNNKLGEGGFGPVFKGLLEGQEIAVKRLSTTSRQGAHEFKNEVICIAKLQHRNLVKLLGCCIQGEERMLVYEYMTNKSLDIILFDQVKKTILDWPRRFNIINGIARGLMYLHQDSRLRVIHRDLKASNILLDSDMIPKISDFGLARTFGGNETGADTSRVVGTYGYMSPEYAVDGMFSVKSDVFSFGVLVLEIISGKRNRGFTLEDHRHNLLGHAWMLYKEEKSLELVDSCVEYSSYLSQVARSIHVGLLCVQEEREERPNMSSVVLMLNNDGVLPEAKHPGFFTARDIIRTETSDNSNTASSTNTMTVSLLEAR, from the exons ATGAATATGATATGCAGCAGTAGATTCTCTCTCTGTCTGTTTCTATTCACAACCTCCTTTTTCTACGCGCACACAATAGACACCATTGATACTTCCCAAATAGTGAGCGATGCCCGTGACGACACCCTCATCTCATCAAGCGGAACCTTTGCATTGGGGTTTTACAGCCCAGAGAACTCCAACAATCGCTACGTCGGCATATGGTACAACAAAATCAAAGACAAGACGGTGGTGTGGGTCGCCAACAGAGACGATCCACTCACCGATAGATCTG CTAATGTATCAAGCAGCAGCGTGCACACTCCGATTGCACGTTTACTTGACTCTGGAAACCTCATTCTCACTGATGCAAACGATGACAAGAATTTCATCTGGCAGAGCTTCGACTATCCAACCGACACTCACTTACCAGGGATGAAGCTTGGTAGGAACTTTGTGAGTGGCCATGAAGTCTACATCTCGTCAGCAAAGAGCAACGATGATCCGGCAACGGGAGGTTTTACGTATCACTGTGATCCTACTGGTTATCCACAGAACGTGATCAAAGCAGGTGCTTCCTTCCGGTATAAATCAGGGCCGTGGAATGGTGTCCGCTTCAGCGGCAGCCACAACTTAATGAAAAACACCCTCTTCACGTTTGGGGTGGTGATGAACAAGAATGAGGTTTACTATTACTACCAGCTCCTCAACGACTCCGTATATACGAGGTTGACGCTGAGCGAGAATGGTGCTGGACAGAGGTGGCGTTGGTCTACTCAAACCCAAAACTGGATGCTTTATCTTACTTTTCCAATAGATAACTGTGATATTTATAAAGTGTGCGGTGCACATGGTGTTTGTAGTGCTGCTACTTCGCCCGACTGCTCCTGTTTGAATAAATTTAAGCCTAGTAATCCTCAAGGTTGGGATGGAGGTGATTTTTCTGATGGATGCATTCGAAGAACTCCGTTGAACTGCGAAGACGGCGATGTTTTTCTTAAGTACTCTGGAATCAAATTGCCAGACTCGGTGGGTTCCTGGTACAATGCAAGCATGAATCTTGAAGAATGCAAGGTAGCATGCGCCATAAATTGCTCGTGTACAGCGTATGCAAGTCTAAATATAAGCAACGGTGAAAGTGGATGTCTACTGTGGTTCGGTGACCTTGTCAACATGAGACAGCAGATTACTCCAGGACTAGATATCCACATTAGAATGGCTAAATCTGAATTAG GCTCCGGAAGTAGGAAGCGAGAAATGCTTACAGTGATGTTGTCTGTGGGAATTGGGATTCTGCTGCTAGGCCTGAGCATGTTGCTGTATTACCGGAAACGAAAGAAGCTGAAGCATCAGCAGCAAGAAACGG ACAAACTGAGGAAATCGGATGAAACTCACGAGGAGCTAGAGCTACCAATGTTTGAATTGTCCACAATGAGCAAAGCTACTGATGGATTTTCACTCAACAATAAGCTTGGAGAGGGTGGATTCGGACCAGTTTTTAAG GGACTGCTAGAGGGACAGGAAATTGCTGTGAAACGACTTTCAACAACTTCCCGTCAAGGAGCACATGAGTTCAAGAATGAAGTAATCTGTATTGCAAAACTTCAGCATCGAAATCTAGTGAAGCTCCTCGGATGTTGCATTCAAGGAGAAGAACGAATGTTGGTTTATGAATACATGACCAACAAAAGCCTCGACATAATACTATTTG ATCAAGTCAAGAAAACGATACTGGACTGGCCAAGGCGCTTCAACATTATTAATGGTATTGCTCGGGGGCTTATGTATCTCCATCAAGACTCCCGCCTGCGAGTAATCCACAGAGACCTCAAAGCCAGCAATATATTACTGGATTCAGATATGATTCCAAAAATATCAGATTTCGGTCTTGCAAGAACATTTGGAGGGAATGAAACTGGGGCTGACACAAGCCGAGTAGTAGGAACATA TGGATACATGTCCCCAGAGTATGCAGTAGATGGCATGTTCTCAGTGAAATCAGATGTGTTTAGCTTTGGTGTTCTGGTGCTTGAAATCATAAGTGGTAAGAGAAACAGAGGATTTACTCTGGAGGATCATCGTCACAACCTTCTTGGACAT GCATGGATGCTTTACAAAGAAGAAAAGTCACTGGAATTAGTGGATTCTTGTGTGGAATATTCAAGCTACTTATCACAAGTTGCACGATCAATCCATGTGGGCCTTTTGTGTGttcaagaagagagagaagagaggccAAACATGTCTTCAGTGGTACTGATGCTCAACAATGATGGAGTTCTGCCTGAAGCCAAACATCCTGGTTTCTTCACAGCAAGAGATATAATAAGAACTGAAACTTCGGATAACTCGAACACTGCAAGTTCCACTAATACAATGACCGTTTCGCTGCTAGAGGCTCGTTAA
- the LOC131007627 gene encoding G-type lectin S-receptor-like serine/threonine-protein kinase At4g27290 isoform X1 produces MNMICSSRFSLCLFLFTTSFFYAHTIDTIDTSQIVSDARDDTLISSSGTFALGFYSPENSNNRYVGIWYNKIKDKTVVWVANRDDPLTDRSGTLRVIEPGRLLLLNAKNATIWAANVSSSSVHTPIARLLDSGNLILTDANDDKNFIWQSFDYPTDTHLPGMKLGRNFVSGHEVYISSAKSNDDPATGGFTYHCDPTGYPQNVIKAGASFRYKSGPWNGVRFSGSHNLMKNTLFTFGVVMNKNEVYYYYQLLNDSVYTRLTLSENGAGQRWRWSTQTQNWMLYLTFPIDNCDIYKVCGAHGVCSAATSPDCSCLNKFKPSNPQGWDGGDFSDGCIRRTPLNCEDGDVFLKYSGIKLPDSVGSWYNASMNLEECKVACAINCSCTAYASLNISNGESGCLLWFGDLVNMRQQITPGLDIHIRMAKSELGSGSRKREMLTVMLSVGIGILLLGLSMLLYYRKRKKLKHQQQETDKLRKSDETHEELELPMFELSTMSKATDGFSLNNKLGEGGFGPVFKGLLEGQEIAVKRLSTTSRQGAHEFKNEVICIAKLQHRNLVKLLGCCIQGEERMLVYEYMTNKSLDIILFDQVKKTILDWPRRFNIINGIARGLMYLHQDSRLRVIHRDLKASNILLDSDMIPKISDFGLARTFGGNETGADTSRVVGTYGYMSPEYAVDGMFSVKSDVFSFGVLVLEIISGKRNRGFTLEDHRHNLLGHAWMLYKEEKSLELVDSCVEYSSYLSQVARSIHVGLLCVQEEREERPNMSSVVLMLNNDGVLPEAKHPGFFTARDIIRTETSDNSNTASSTNTMTVSLLEAR; encoded by the exons ATGAATATGATATGCAGCAGTAGATTCTCTCTCTGTCTGTTTCTATTCACAACCTCCTTTTTCTACGCGCACACAATAGACACCATTGATACTTCCCAAATAGTGAGCGATGCCCGTGACGACACCCTCATCTCATCAAGCGGAACCTTTGCATTGGGGTTTTACAGCCCAGAGAACTCCAACAATCGCTACGTCGGCATATGGTACAACAAAATCAAAGACAAGACGGTGGTGTGGGTCGCCAACAGAGACGATCCACTCACCGATAGATCTGGTACGCTCAGAGTCATTGAGCCGGGCCGTCTGCTTCTTCTCAATGCTAAGAATGCTACTATTTGGGCAGCTAATGTATCAAGCAGCAGCGTGCACACTCCGATTGCACGTTTACTTGACTCTGGAAACCTCATTCTCACTGATGCAAACGATGACAAGAATTTCATCTGGCAGAGCTTCGACTATCCAACCGACACTCACTTACCAGGGATGAAGCTTGGTAGGAACTTTGTGAGTGGCCATGAAGTCTACATCTCGTCAGCAAAGAGCAACGATGATCCGGCAACGGGAGGTTTTACGTATCACTGTGATCCTACTGGTTATCCACAGAACGTGATCAAAGCAGGTGCTTCCTTCCGGTATAAATCAGGGCCGTGGAATGGTGTCCGCTTCAGCGGCAGCCACAACTTAATGAAAAACACCCTCTTCACGTTTGGGGTGGTGATGAACAAGAATGAGGTTTACTATTACTACCAGCTCCTCAACGACTCCGTATATACGAGGTTGACGCTGAGCGAGAATGGTGCTGGACAGAGGTGGCGTTGGTCTACTCAAACCCAAAACTGGATGCTTTATCTTACTTTTCCAATAGATAACTGTGATATTTATAAAGTGTGCGGTGCACATGGTGTTTGTAGTGCTGCTACTTCGCCCGACTGCTCCTGTTTGAATAAATTTAAGCCTAGTAATCCTCAAGGTTGGGATGGAGGTGATTTTTCTGATGGATGCATTCGAAGAACTCCGTTGAACTGCGAAGACGGCGATGTTTTTCTTAAGTACTCTGGAATCAAATTGCCAGACTCGGTGGGTTCCTGGTACAATGCAAGCATGAATCTTGAAGAATGCAAGGTAGCATGCGCCATAAATTGCTCGTGTACAGCGTATGCAAGTCTAAATATAAGCAACGGTGAAAGTGGATGTCTACTGTGGTTCGGTGACCTTGTCAACATGAGACAGCAGATTACTCCAGGACTAGATATCCACATTAGAATGGCTAAATCTGAATTAG GCTCCGGAAGTAGGAAGCGAGAAATGCTTACAGTGATGTTGTCTGTGGGAATTGGGATTCTGCTGCTAGGCCTGAGCATGTTGCTGTATTACCGGAAACGAAAGAAGCTGAAGCATCAGCAGCAAGAAACGG ACAAACTGAGGAAATCGGATGAAACTCACGAGGAGCTAGAGCTACCAATGTTTGAATTGTCCACAATGAGCAAAGCTACTGATGGATTTTCACTCAACAATAAGCTTGGAGAGGGTGGATTCGGACCAGTTTTTAAG GGACTGCTAGAGGGACAGGAAATTGCTGTGAAACGACTTTCAACAACTTCCCGTCAAGGAGCACATGAGTTCAAGAATGAAGTAATCTGTATTGCAAAACTTCAGCATCGAAATCTAGTGAAGCTCCTCGGATGTTGCATTCAAGGAGAAGAACGAATGTTGGTTTATGAATACATGACCAACAAAAGCCTCGACATAATACTATTTG ATCAAGTCAAGAAAACGATACTGGACTGGCCAAGGCGCTTCAACATTATTAATGGTATTGCTCGGGGGCTTATGTATCTCCATCAAGACTCCCGCCTGCGAGTAATCCACAGAGACCTCAAAGCCAGCAATATATTACTGGATTCAGATATGATTCCAAAAATATCAGATTTCGGTCTTGCAAGAACATTTGGAGGGAATGAAACTGGGGCTGACACAAGCCGAGTAGTAGGAACATA TGGATACATGTCCCCAGAGTATGCAGTAGATGGCATGTTCTCAGTGAAATCAGATGTGTTTAGCTTTGGTGTTCTGGTGCTTGAAATCATAAGTGGTAAGAGAAACAGAGGATTTACTCTGGAGGATCATCGTCACAACCTTCTTGGACAT GCATGGATGCTTTACAAAGAAGAAAAGTCACTGGAATTAGTGGATTCTTGTGTGGAATATTCAAGCTACTTATCACAAGTTGCACGATCAATCCATGTGGGCCTTTTGTGTGttcaagaagagagagaagagaggccAAACATGTCTTCAGTGGTACTGATGCTCAACAATGATGGAGTTCTGCCTGAAGCCAAACATCCTGGTTTCTTCACAGCAAGAGATATAATAAGAACTGAAACTTCGGATAACTCGAACACTGCAAGTTCCACTAATACAATGACCGTTTCGCTGCTAGAGGCTCGTTAA
- the LOC131007634 gene encoding G-type lectin S-receptor-like serine/threonine-protein kinase At4g27290 isoform X1, whose protein sequence is MISSSRFHLCLFLFTTSILSSHAIDTLNTSQIVSDNRDDILISSNGAFALGFFSPGSSSNRYVGIWYNKIEAKTVVWVANRDDPLPDRSGTLRVIQPGRLLLLNATNATIWSPNISSSAQTPVARLLDSGNLVVTDANDENNFIWQSFDYPTDNFLPGMKLGKNFVTGHEVYIASAKNNDDPATGGFTYHCDPTGYPQTVIKEGASVRFKTGPWNGVRFSGSQNLVKNTIFSFGVVINKDEVYYHYDLLNDSVYMRFTLSESGVGQRWLWSYQTRNWILYLTIPTDNCDIYKVCGAYGICNTKTTPDCSCLNKFEPSDPQGWDGGDFSNGCIRRTPLNCKDDYGFLKYSGVKLPDTERSWSNASMSLEECKVACSKNCSCTAYATLDISNGEHGCLLWFGDLVDMREISPGQDIYVRMAKSELDSGSRKKVILIVTLSVVMGILVLGLSLLLYCQKRKKQNHQWQESERLKHIHMDTYPSESHEELELPMYELSTIIKATDDFAVSNKLGEGGFGPVYKGVLEGQEIAVKRLSRSSLQGQDEFKNEVICIAKLQHRNLVRLLGCCIQGEERILLYEYMTNKSLDLILFDQVKKKMLDWPRRFNIINGIARGLMYLHQDSRLRVIHRDLKASNILLDSDMIPKISDFGLARTFGGNETGANTSRVVGTYGYMSPEYAVDGMFSVKSDVFSFGVLVLEIISGKRNRGFTLVDHRHNLLGHAWMLYKEERSLEIVDSCVEYSSYLSQIERSIHVGLLCVQEKTEERPNMSSVVLMLNNDGMLPEAKHPGFFTGRDIIRNETSHSSNTASSGNAMTISLLEAR, encoded by the exons ATGATAAGCAGCAGCAGATTCCACCTCTGCCTGTTTCTATTCACAACCTCCATTTTGTCCTCACACGCAATAGACACCCTTAATACTTCCCAAATAGTGAGCGACAACCGCGATGACATTCTCATCTCTTCCAACGGAGCCTTCGCCTTGGGGTTTTTCAGCCCAGGGAGCTCCAGCAATCGCTACGTCGGCATATGGTACAACAAAATCGAAGCCAAGACGGTGGTGTGGGTCGCCAACAGAGACGATCCACTCCCCGATCGATCAGGTACGCTCCGAGTCATTCAACCGGGCCGTCTGCTTCTCCTCAACGCTACTAATGCTACTATTTGGTCTCCTAATATATCAAGCAGCGCGCAGACTCCAGTAGCACGTTTACTCGACTCCGGGAACCTCGTCGTGACGGATGCAAACGACGAGAACAATTTCATCTGGCAGAGCTTCGACTATCCGACCGACAATTTCTTACCAGGGATGAAGCTTGGTAAGAACTTCGTGACCGGGCATGAAGTCTACATCGCGTCAGCCAAGAACAACGATGATCCTGCAACGGGGGGTTTCACGTATCACTGCGATCCCACTGGCTATCCGCAGACGGTGATCAAAGAGGGTGCCTCCGTCCGGTTCAAAACAGGGCCCTGGAATGGTGTCCGGTTCAGCGGTAGTCAGAACTTGGTCAAGAACACCATTTTCTCGTTTGGGGTGGTGATCAACAAGGACGAGGTGTACTATCACTACGACCTCCTCAACGACTCCGTTTATATGAGGTTCACGCTGAGCGAGAGTGGCGTTGGGCAGAGGTGGCTTTGGTCGTATCAAACCCGAAACTGGATACTCTATCTTACTATTCCAACTGATAACTGTGATATTTATAAAGTGTGTGGTGCTTATGGTATTTGTAATACTAAAACTACGCCTGATTGTTCTTGCTTGAATAAATTCGAGCCTAGTGATCCGCAAGGTTGGGATGGTGGTGATTTTTCCAATGGTTGCATCCGAAGAACCCCGTTGAACTGCAAAGATGACTACGGTTTTCTCAAGTACTCTGGAGTCAAATTGCCAGACACGGAGCGTTCCTGGTCTAACGCGAGTATGAGTCTTGAAGAATGCAAGGTAGCATGCTCGAAAAACTGCTCTTGTACAGCCTATGCAACTCTGGATATCAGTAATGGTGAACATGGATGTCTACTCTGGTTCGGTGACCTTGTCGACATGAGAGAGATATCTCCTGGACAGGATATCTACGTTAGAATGGCTAAATCCGAATTAG ACTCGGGAAGTAGGAAAAAGGTTATACTTATTGTGACGTTGTCAGTCGTAATGGGAATACTTGTGCTGGGACTGAGCCTGTTGCTATATTGCCAGAAAAGAAAGAAGCAGAATCATCAGTGGCAAGAAAGTG AGAGGCTGAAGCACATACATATGGATACCTATCCTAGTGAAAGCCATGAGGAGCTAGAGCTACCCATGTATGAACTATCCACAATAATCAAAGCTACTGATGATTTTGCAGTCAGCAATAAGCTTGGAGAGGGTGGATTTGGACCGGTTTATAAG GGAGTGCTAGAGGGACAGGAAATCGCTGTGAAACGACTATCAAGAAGCTCTCTTCAAGGACAAGATGAGTTTAAGAATGAAGTAATCTGCATTGCAAAACTTCAGCACCGAAATCTAGTGAGGCTTCTAGGATGTTGCATTCAAGGAGAAGAAAGAATACTGCTCTATGAGTACATGACAAACAAAAGTCTCGACTTAATACTTTTCG ATCAAGTCAAGAAAAAGATGCTGGACTGGCCGAGGCGCTTCAACATTATCAATGGTATTGCTCGGGGTCTTATGTACCTCCATCAAGATTCCCGACTCAGAGTTATCCACAGAGACCTCAAAGCCAGCAATATATTGCTAGATTCAGATATGATTCCTAAAATATCAGACTTCGGCCTTGCAAGAACATTTGGAGGCAATGAGACAGGAGCAAACACAAGCCGAGTAGTAGGAACATA TGGATACATGTCCCCAGAGTATGCCGTAGACGGCATGTTCTCAGTGAAATCAGACGTGTTTAGCTTTGGTGTTCTGGTTCTTGAAATCATAAGTGGCAAGAGAAACAGAGGATTTACTCTGGTGGATCACCGCCACAACCTTCTTGGACAC GCATGGATGCTTTACAAAGAAGAAAGGTCACTGGAAATTGTTGATTCTTGTGTGGAATATTCAAGCTACTTATCCCAAATAGAGCGATCAATCCATGTGGGTCTTTTGTGTGTGCAAGAAAAGACAGAAGAGAGGCCAAACATGTCTTCTGTGGTACTGATGCTCAACAATGATGGAATGCTGCCAGAAGCCAAACATCCTGGTTTCTTTACAGGAAGAGATATTATAAGAAATGAAACTTCGCATAGCTCAAACACTGCAAGTTCCGGAAATGCAATGACCATTTCATTGCTAGAGGCTCGTTAA
- the LOC131007634 gene encoding G-type lectin S-receptor-like serine/threonine-protein kinase At4g27290 isoform X2: MVQQNRSQDGGVGRQQRRSTPRSISAQTPVARLLDSGNLVVTDANDENNFIWQSFDYPTDNFLPGMKLGKNFVTGHEVYIASAKNNDDPATGGFTYHCDPTGYPQTVIKEGASVRFKTGPWNGVRFSGSQNLVKNTIFSFGVVINKDEVYYHYDLLNDSVYMRFTLSESGVGQRWLWSYQTRNWILYLTIPTDNCDIYKVCGAYGICNTKTTPDCSCLNKFEPSDPQGWDGGDFSNGCIRRTPLNCKDDYGFLKYSGVKLPDTERSWSNASMSLEECKVACSKNCSCTAYATLDISNGEHGCLLWFGDLVDMREISPGQDIYVRMAKSELDSGSRKKVILIVTLSVVMGILVLGLSLLLYCQKRKKQNHQWQESERLKHIHMDTYPSESHEELELPMYELSTIIKATDDFAVSNKLGEGGFGPVYKGVLEGQEIAVKRLSRSSLQGQDEFKNEVICIAKLQHRNLVRLLGCCIQGEERILLYEYMTNKSLDLILFDQVKKKMLDWPRRFNIINGIARGLMYLHQDSRLRVIHRDLKASNILLDSDMIPKISDFGLARTFGGNETGANTSRVVGTYGYMSPEYAVDGMFSVKSDVFSFGVLVLEIISGKRNRGFTLVDHRHNLLGHAWMLYKEERSLEIVDSCVEYSSYLSQIERSIHVGLLCVQEKTEERPNMSSVVLMLNNDGMLPEAKHPGFFTGRDIIRNETSHSSNTASSGNAMTISLLEAR, from the exons ATGGTACAACAAAATCGAAGCCAAGACGGTGGTGTGGGTCGCCAACAGAGACGATCCACTCCCCGATCGATCAG CGCGCAGACTCCAGTAGCACGTTTACTCGACTCCGGGAACCTCGTCGTGACGGATGCAAACGACGAGAACAATTTCATCTGGCAGAGCTTCGACTATCCGACCGACAATTTCTTACCAGGGATGAAGCTTGGTAAGAACTTCGTGACCGGGCATGAAGTCTACATCGCGTCAGCCAAGAACAACGATGATCCTGCAACGGGGGGTTTCACGTATCACTGCGATCCCACTGGCTATCCGCAGACGGTGATCAAAGAGGGTGCCTCCGTCCGGTTCAAAACAGGGCCCTGGAATGGTGTCCGGTTCAGCGGTAGTCAGAACTTGGTCAAGAACACCATTTTCTCGTTTGGGGTGGTGATCAACAAGGACGAGGTGTACTATCACTACGACCTCCTCAACGACTCCGTTTATATGAGGTTCACGCTGAGCGAGAGTGGCGTTGGGCAGAGGTGGCTTTGGTCGTATCAAACCCGAAACTGGATACTCTATCTTACTATTCCAACTGATAACTGTGATATTTATAAAGTGTGTGGTGCTTATGGTATTTGTAATACTAAAACTACGCCTGATTGTTCTTGCTTGAATAAATTCGAGCCTAGTGATCCGCAAGGTTGGGATGGTGGTGATTTTTCCAATGGTTGCATCCGAAGAACCCCGTTGAACTGCAAAGATGACTACGGTTTTCTCAAGTACTCTGGAGTCAAATTGCCAGACACGGAGCGTTCCTGGTCTAACGCGAGTATGAGTCTTGAAGAATGCAAGGTAGCATGCTCGAAAAACTGCTCTTGTACAGCCTATGCAACTCTGGATATCAGTAATGGTGAACATGGATGTCTACTCTGGTTCGGTGACCTTGTCGACATGAGAGAGATATCTCCTGGACAGGATATCTACGTTAGAATGGCTAAATCCGAATTAG ACTCGGGAAGTAGGAAAAAGGTTATACTTATTGTGACGTTGTCAGTCGTAATGGGAATACTTGTGCTGGGACTGAGCCTGTTGCTATATTGCCAGAAAAGAAAGAAGCAGAATCATCAGTGGCAAGAAAGTG AGAGGCTGAAGCACATACATATGGATACCTATCCTAGTGAAAGCCATGAGGAGCTAGAGCTACCCATGTATGAACTATCCACAATAATCAAAGCTACTGATGATTTTGCAGTCAGCAATAAGCTTGGAGAGGGTGGATTTGGACCGGTTTATAAG GGAGTGCTAGAGGGACAGGAAATCGCTGTGAAACGACTATCAAGAAGCTCTCTTCAAGGACAAGATGAGTTTAAGAATGAAGTAATCTGCATTGCAAAACTTCAGCACCGAAATCTAGTGAGGCTTCTAGGATGTTGCATTCAAGGAGAAGAAAGAATACTGCTCTATGAGTACATGACAAACAAAAGTCTCGACTTAATACTTTTCG ATCAAGTCAAGAAAAAGATGCTGGACTGGCCGAGGCGCTTCAACATTATCAATGGTATTGCTCGGGGTCTTATGTACCTCCATCAAGATTCCCGACTCAGAGTTATCCACAGAGACCTCAAAGCCAGCAATATATTGCTAGATTCAGATATGATTCCTAAAATATCAGACTTCGGCCTTGCAAGAACATTTGGAGGCAATGAGACAGGAGCAAACACAAGCCGAGTAGTAGGAACATA TGGATACATGTCCCCAGAGTATGCCGTAGACGGCATGTTCTCAGTGAAATCAGACGTGTTTAGCTTTGGTGTTCTGGTTCTTGAAATCATAAGTGGCAAGAGAAACAGAGGATTTACTCTGGTGGATCACCGCCACAACCTTCTTGGACAC GCATGGATGCTTTACAAAGAAGAAAGGTCACTGGAAATTGTTGATTCTTGTGTGGAATATTCAAGCTACTTATCCCAAATAGAGCGATCAATCCATGTGGGTCTTTTGTGTGTGCAAGAAAAGACAGAAGAGAGGCCAAACATGTCTTCTGTGGTACTGATGCTCAACAATGATGGAATGCTGCCAGAAGCCAAACATCCTGGTTTCTTTACAGGAAGAGATATTATAAGAAATGAAACTTCGCATAGCTCAAACACTGCAAGTTCCGGAAATGCAATGACCATTTCATTGCTAGAGGCTCGTTAA